The proteins below are encoded in one region of Chitinophagales bacterium:
- a CDS encoding transglycosylase domain-containing protein, with the protein MASTKTKSNKMIRTIWLAFLFLIIFIAIFFWGISKGLLGEMPTFDEIENPNSDLATEIYSSDSDVPIGKYYSKNRSNAKFEELPQNLIDALIATEDVRFYKHSGIDMKRTFSSVFFLGKRGGGSTITQQLARNLFHDVDRSSSIKRIFQKLKEYVMSVMLERTYTKEEILTMYLNTVDFIHNSFGIKSAAKTYFNKNVSDLTTNESATLIGMLKGPFVFNPVSNPEKALNRKKTVIDQMYKYGFIDQAAKDTLRDKEIVTDFKATNHINGIAPHFREQLRMWLKDWATNKINPSTGKPYNIYKDGLKVYTTINGKMQTYAEEAVAEHLTEWQDMFFKHWKGKDPWEYYDKYDRANTAPKQEDLLIENVTKIFMQKDTLSKEEALKVINTPREMTLWSHHGNIDTVLSPLDSVKYYKMILQTGLLAVDPNTGYVKAWVGGANFEQNQFDHVNINTKRQVGSTFKPLIYILAIKEVGYSPCFKVPDAPICFDPDDPKWPILKKYCPKNSDGSSDGMMAIKDGLAASKNQVTAYLMHELNANAVVNFAHNLGIESEIPPYPSICLGVADISVYEMIHAYSTFANGGGNSIEPIFVTRIEDSHGNIIEEFYPHKKQALDEQSAYIITQMLRNVVDGSPSYATGARVRFKYNIPRTLQIAGKTGTTQNNSDGWFMGYTPELLAGVWVGNDDKFVRFRSTSLGQGASTALPIWAKFIKKVYADTSLHYNINASFEKPTEKLYVELDCTKFENEHGSEGHTPEMNNFFEQ; encoded by the coding sequence ATGGCTTCTACAAAAACTAAAAGCAATAAAATGATAAGAACTATTTGGTTAGCATTCTTATTTCTAATTATTTTTATAGCAATCTTTTTTTGGGGAATATCAAAAGGCTTACTTGGCGAAATGCCCACTTTTGATGAAATAGAAAACCCCAATAGCGATTTAGCTACAGAAATTTATTCGTCAGATTCTGATGTGCCCATTGGTAAATATTATAGCAAAAACAGGTCTAATGCCAAGTTTGAAGAACTTCCTCAAAACTTAATAGATGCGTTAATTGCTACTGAAGATGTGCGTTTTTATAAACATTCCGGTATAGATATGAAACGTACATTCTCTTCAGTATTTTTCTTAGGAAAAAGAGGTGGAGGTAGTACAATTACTCAACAATTGGCGAGAAATCTTTTTCATGATGTTGATAGGTCAAGCTCAATTAAAAGAATATTTCAAAAACTAAAAGAGTATGTAATGTCTGTAATGTTAGAACGGACATATACTAAAGAGGAAATACTTACCATGTATTTAAACACAGTAGATTTTATACATAATTCTTTTGGTATAAAATCGGCAGCTAAAACATACTTTAATAAAAATGTAAGCGATTTAACCACCAACGAAAGTGCAACTTTAATTGGCATGCTTAAAGGTCCATTCGTCTTTAATCCTGTTTCAAATCCAGAAAAAGCTTTAAACAGAAAGAAAACAGTTATAGACCAAATGTACAAATATGGGTTTATAGACCAAGCGGCAAAAGATACATTAAGAGATAAAGAAATAGTTACAGATTTTAAAGCTACAAATCATATAAATGGCATAGCACCACATTTTAGAGAACAATTAAGAATGTGGTTAAAAGATTGGGCTACTAACAAAATAAACCCGAGCACAGGAAAACCATATAATATTTATAAAGATGGATTAAAAGTTTATACTACTATAAACGGAAAAATGCAAACCTATGCCGAAGAAGCCGTAGCAGAGCATTTAACAGAATGGCAAGATATGTTTTTTAAACATTGGAAAGGCAAAGACCCATGGGAGTATTACGATAAATATGACAGAGCCAACACCGCTCCTAAGCAAGAAGATTTGCTAATAGAAAATGTTACTAAAATATTTATGCAAAAAGACACTTTAAGTAAAGAAGAAGCACTTAAAGTAATAAATACACCAAGAGAAATGACTTTATGGAGTCATCATGGCAATATAGATACCGTACTTAGCCCCTTAGATTCCGTAAAATATTACAAAATGATTTTACAGACAGGTTTGCTGGCTGTAGATCCCAATACGGGTTATGTAAAAGCGTGGGTAGGTGGTGCTAATTTTGAGCAAAACCAATTTGACCATGTAAATATTAATACAAAAAGGCAAGTGGGTTCAACATTTAAACCACTTATTTATATTTTAGCCATAAAAGAAGTGGGTTATTCTCCATGTTTTAAAGTACCGGATGCACCTATTTGTTTTGACCCCGATGACCCAAAATGGCCTATTTTAAAAAAATATTGTCCAAAAAACTCAGATGGCAGTTCAGACGGAATGATGGCAATAAAAGACGGACTTGCGGCATCTAAAAATCAAGTAACAGCATATTTAATGCACGAGTTAAATGCTAATGCCGTGGTTAATTTTGCCCATAATTTAGGTATAGAAAGCGAAATACCTCCCTACCCTTCCATTTGCTTAGGAGTAGCCGATATTTCTGTATATGAAATGATACACGCTTACTCCACTTTTGCCAATGGAGGCGGAAACAGCATAGAACCTATCTTTGTTACAAGAATAGAAGACAGCCATGGCAATATTATTGAAGAATTTTATCCGCATAAAAAACAAGCTTTAGACGAACAGTCTGCATACATTATTACTCAAATGCTGAGAAATGTAGTGGACGGAAGTCCGTCTTATGCTACAGGTGCAAGAGTGCGTTTTAAGTACAATATCCCCCGAACATTGCAAATAGCCGGAAAAACAGGAACAACACAAAACAACTCTGATGGTTGGTTTATGGGCTACACACCGGAGCTTCTTGCCGGTGTTTGGGTGGGCAATGACGATAAATTTGTACGTTTTAGAAGCACATCTTTAGGACAAGGAGCCAGCACAGCACTACCTATATGGGCTAAATTTATTAAAAAAGTTTATGCCGATACTTCATTGCATTACAACATTAATGCTTCATTTGAAAAACCTACAGAAAAACTTTACGTAGAGCTTGATTGTACAAAGTTTGAAAATGAACACGGAAGTGAAGGACATACGCCAGAAATGAATAACTTCTTTGAGCAATAA
- a CDS encoding excinuclease ABC subunit C, whose translation MSNKKNHSGLTDILLTIPEKPGVYRFYSSNSDILYIGKAKNLKKRVNSYFTKSHDSFRLRFMVSQIRNIQFTVVENEKDALLLERNLINNEKPKYNIQFRDDKSYPSIAIKNEPFPRVFFTRKKIDDGSEYFGPYTSVFYARKAFETITKLFPLRTCSLNLTKKNIENKKFKVCLEYHIENCLGPCEGYQSEEEYLNNIEQIRNILQGKSSVAISYLEEKQKEFEDNLAYEKAHDYQKRIETLQDYKRKNNIVDSSINHVDAYHILSVEERSFITYLKIRNGAIVSTFNFQLKHKLDENDAQLLQSLIEKHRSERTENENAPEVIVPIDIDIVDVKITVPKSGDKLKILEIAFRNLISQKQHYFDIKEKQAKKESNVERILLQMQKDLRLTEKPIHIECFDNSNIQGTNPVASMVVFKNAKPSKKDYRHFKIKTVEGPNDFASMEEVVYRRYSRLIKEEKELPNLVIVDGGKGQLSSALKSLEKLNLIGKLPIIGIAKRLEEIYYPGDSLPLYINKKSESLKVIQHLRNEAHRFAITFHRDLRSKSFIQSELDQIKGIGDSTKEKLLKEYGSTKKIKRASLEELALFIGKSKANLIYNYFND comes from the coding sequence TTGAGCAATAAAAAAAACCATAGTGGTTTAACTGATATTCTGCTTACTATACCCGAAAAACCGGGTGTATATAGGTTTTATTCTTCAAACAGTGATATACTTTATATAGGCAAAGCTAAAAATCTTAAAAAAAGAGTTAACTCTTATTTTACAAAATCTCACGATAGTTTTAGATTGCGTTTTATGGTTTCGCAAATTAGAAACATACAATTTACAGTAGTAGAAAACGAAAAAGATGCATTACTATTAGAACGCAATTTAATTAACAATGAAAAACCTAAGTACAATATCCAATTTAGAGATGATAAATCTTATCCTTCTATTGCTATAAAAAATGAACCGTTCCCTCGTGTATTCTTTACAAGAAAAAAAATAGATGACGGAAGCGAATATTTTGGTCCTTACACATCAGTTTTTTATGCCCGAAAAGCCTTTGAAACGATAACTAAACTATTTCCACTTAGAACTTGCAGTTTAAATTTAACAAAAAAAAATATTGAAAATAAAAAGTTTAAAGTTTGTTTAGAATATCATATTGAAAACTGTTTAGGTCCATGCGAGGGATACCAAAGTGAGGAGGAATATCTGAACAACATAGAGCAAATTAGAAATATTTTGCAAGGAAAATCATCAGTAGCTATAAGTTATTTAGAGGAAAAACAAAAAGAATTTGAAGATAATTTGGCGTACGAAAAAGCTCACGATTATCAAAAAAGAATAGAAACACTGCAAGATTATAAGCGGAAAAACAACATAGTGGACTCAAGTATAAATCATGTAGATGCCTACCACATATTATCTGTTGAAGAACGCAGTTTTATAACTTATTTAAAAATAAGAAATGGAGCTATTGTAAGCACTTTTAATTTTCAATTAAAGCACAAACTTGACGAAAACGATGCTCAACTGCTACAAAGTTTAATAGAAAAGCACAGAAGCGAAAGAACAGAAAATGAAAATGCTCCTGAAGTTATTGTTCCTATTGATATTGATATTGTTGATGTTAAAATAACTGTTCCAAAAAGTGGCGATAAACTGAAAATTTTAGAGATAGCATTTAGAAATTTAATATCTCAAAAGCAGCATTATTTTGATATTAAAGAAAAACAAGCAAAAAAAGAAAGCAATGTAGAACGCATACTTTTACAAATGCAAAAAGATTTAAGACTAACAGAAAAGCCCATACACATTGAGTGCTTTGATAATTCAAACATACAAGGCACTAATCCTGTGGCATCAATGGTTGTATTTAAAAACGCTAAGCCTTCAAAAAAAGATTATAGGCATTTTAAAATAAAAACTGTAGAAGGTCCAAATGATTTTGCCAGCATGGAAGAAGTGGTGTATAGAAGGTATAGTCGCCTTATTAAAGAAGAAAAAGAATTACCTAATTTAGTTATTGTAGATGGAGGCAAAGGTCAACTAAGTTCGGCTTTAAAAAGTCTTGAAAAATTAAATTTAATAGGTAAGCTTCCTATTATAGGCATAGCTAAAAGATTAGAAGAAATATATTATCCGGGCGATAGTTTACCTTTGTATATCAATAAAAAAAGTGAATCATTAAAAGTTATTCAACACTTAAGAAACGAAGCACATCGTTTTGCTATAACTTTTCATAGAGATTTAAGAAGTAAATCATTTATTCAATCTGAATTAGACCAAATAAAAGGCATAGGCGATAGTACTAAAGAAAAACTTTTAAAAGAGTATGGTTCCACAAAAAAAATAAAGCGAGCTTCTTTAGAAGAACTCGCTTTATTTATAGGTAAATCAAAAGCTAATTTGATTTACAATTATTTTAATGATTAA
- the gldN gene encoding gliding motility protein GldN, with product MKKLFSIFFVALFAIGFVKAQDPVIDGVYEKKNTSEKGIIEYDDIREADVFWTKRIWRTIDVREKMNLIFSYPQMPLIDIIHSAAASGELTVYDMSVLNADQFLDTLAVEKVGMIGNSVDTISRINPITLQQEEIVQVNEFDPQKVIKYKIKEDWFFDEETSTFQVRILGIAPVIESYSSDGNYLGDETMYWVYYPQLRPIISKYEAYNTGNDAIRLSWEDIFEARLFDSYITKESNVYDRVIQEYATGLDALFESDRIKDELFNFEHDLWSY from the coding sequence ATGAAAAAATTATTTTCAATCTTCTTTGTTGCCCTTTTTGCGATAGGATTCGTAAAAGCACAAGATCCTGTGATAGACGGTGTGTATGAAAAGAAAAATACATCGGAAAAAGGCATAATAGAATACGATGATATCAGAGAAGCTGATGTTTTTTGGACAAAAAGAATTTGGAGAACTATTGATGTTAGAGAAAAAATGAATTTAATTTTCTCTTATCCTCAAATGCCTCTAATAGATATTATTCATAGTGCTGCGGCTAGCGGGGAGTTAACAGTTTATGATATGTCGGTTCTTAATGCTGATCAATTTTTAGATACTTTGGCGGTAGAGAAAGTAGGTATGATAGGCAATAGTGTAGATACTATTTCGCGTATTAACCCTATAACTTTACAACAAGAGGAAATTGTTCAAGTAAATGAATTTGACCCACAAAAGGTTATTAAATACAAAATTAAAGAAGATTGGTTTTTTGACGAAGAAACTTCAACTTTCCAAGTTAGAATTTTAGGTATTGCTCCAGTAATAGAATCATATAGTAGTGATGGAAATTACTTAGGAGATGAAACAATGTACTGGGTTTATTATCCACAGTTAAGACCTATTATTTCTAAATACGAAGCTTATAATACAGGAAATGATGCTATAAGATTAAGTTGGGAAGATATTTTTGAAGCTCGTTTATTTGATAGCTATATAACTAAAGAATCTAATGTTTATGATAGAGTTATTCAAGAATATGCTACAGGATTAGATGCTTTATTTGAGTCTGATAGAATTAAAGATGAGTTATTTAATTTTGAGCATGATTTGTGGTCATATTAA
- the gldM gene encoding gliding motility protein GldM — translation MAGGKLSPRQKMINMMYLVLTAMLALNVSAEILEAFRTVQEGINNSTSAVEDKVRLIDEALAKEAEKNPDVAGPLLASSKDVNSEIANLIQFIDQVKHEVTMESGGYKNGATEFGQGDLPNKPDDYDGSSRILAEGTKGKDLKQKINDTRVALLAIVEKVAPQEKANFENNLTLEANDNEELPVGNPKRIWEYKNFYHVPIGATVTILDKIKNDAVNAQASINEFLLSRVGAVQVKIDKLAAQVMAESSYLPSGGKYDAKIFLAASSSNLNGKVYLGKLDMSKFETDSAGNYKPYVGNGEKDLPVSNPQELEMSGGMANYTGSAGVGSHSYSGVIQIPKPGQEGKFDNYPFTADYEVAPPAGLSISPTKMNVLYIGVDNPLSITVGDAKPGTVSASINNGTLSNQGNGKFVARPTSAGKANISVSGKNAAGANTGGSMEFRVKFIPDPIPTLGGDEALTLNGKGQKGTIKAKGGIVPLLKDFDFEARFTVESYDFYLTSGGDLLPARGNSGPMYSGTVNNLIDRAKPNDLMVFDNIKVKGPDGKTRKIPSMSFQVF, via the coding sequence ATGGCAGGTGGTAAACTAAGTCCAAGACAGAAAATGATAAACATGATGTATTTGGTACTAACAGCTATGTTAGCATTGAATGTGTCAGCGGAAATTCTTGAAGCGTTTAGAACAGTTCAAGAAGGTATCAACAACTCTACCTCTGCGGTAGAAGATAAAGTTAGATTAATTGATGAAGCTTTAGCTAAAGAAGCTGAAAAGAATCCGGATGTTGCCGGACCTCTATTAGCTAGTTCTAAAGATGTAAATTCTGAAATTGCTAACCTAATACAATTTATAGATCAAGTTAAGCATGAAGTAACCATGGAAAGTGGAGGTTATAAAAATGGTGCTACAGAATTTGGTCAAGGTGATTTGCCTAACAAACCAGACGATTATGATGGTTCATCTAGAATTTTAGCTGAGGGTACCAAAGGTAAAGATTTGAAACAAAAAATCAATGATACCCGTGTAGCATTATTAGCTATAGTTGAAAAAGTTGCTCCTCAAGAAAAAGCTAATTTTGAAAATAACTTAACATTAGAAGCAAATGATAATGAAGAACTTCCTGTAGGAAATCCAAAAAGAATATGGGAATATAAAAACTTTTATCATGTTCCAATTGGTGCTACAGTTACAATTTTAGATAAAATTAAAAATGATGCTGTAAATGCACAAGCTTCAATTAATGAGTTTTTATTAAGTAGAGTAGGTGCGGTTCAAGTTAAAATTGACAAATTAGCAGCTCAAGTAATGGCAGAATCAAGCTACCTTCCTTCTGGAGGTAAATATGACGCTAAAATTTTCTTAGCAGCTTCAAGTTCAAACCTAAATGGTAAAGTTTACTTAGGTAAATTAGACATGAGCAAATTTGAAACAGATTCAGCAGGAAATTATAAACCTTACGTTGGAAATGGAGAGAAAGATTTACCGGTTTCAAATCCACAAGAATTAGAAATGAGTGGTGGTATGGCAAATTATACAGGTTCAGCAGGTGTTGGTTCTCACTCTTATTCTGGAGTTATTCAAATACCTAAACCAGGACAAGAAGGTAAATTTGACAACTATCCGTTTACAGCAGATTATGAAGTAGCTCCTCCGGCAGGTTTGTCTATTTCTCCTACTAAAATGAACGTATTATACATAGGTGTTGATAACCCGTTGTCAATAACTGTGGGTGATGCTAAGCCGGGTACGGTTTCTGCATCTATTAATAATGGTACATTAAGTAACCAAGGAAATGGAAAGTTTGTGGCAAGACCAACTTCAGCAGGTAAAGCTAATATTTCAGTTAGTGGTAAAAATGCAGCAGGTGCTAATACTGGTGGCTCTATGGAATTTAGAGTTAAATTTATTCCGGATCCAATACCAACATTAGGTGGAGATGAGGCATTAACCTTAAACGGTAAAGGTCAAAAAGGTACTATTAAAGCTAAAGGTGGTATAGTTCCTTTATTAAAAGATTTTGACTTTGAAGCACGTTTTACAGTAGAGAGCTATGATTTCTATTTAACTTCTGGTGGTGACTTATTACCGGCAAGAGGAAATAGTGGACCAATGTATAGTGGAACAGTTAATAATCTTATAGATAGAGCTAAACCTAATGATTTGATGGTATTTGATAATATTAAAGTAAAAGGACCAGACGGAAAAACTAGAAAAATACCTAGTATGTCTTTCCAAGTATTTTAA
- the gldL gene encoding gliding motility protein GldL gives MANGNFLSSKKGQTILNVFYSVGAAVVIVGALFKILHLPGANVMLMFGLGTEALIFLVQAFVPVPTEYHWENVHPELVEEDEEFSGLSTGSGSKGSLTQNLDDMLAKANVEQEMISRLGTNLGKLSDNVSKMGDLSSASLATEEYASNAKAAAGALGKVKNAYESALASADGLANTLDSIKSISESTGAVQSQMSDLQSNLSSLNKVYGNMLSAMKA, from the coding sequence ATGGCAAACGGAAATTTTCTTTCATCAAAAAAAGGACAAACTATTTTAAATGTATTCTACAGTGTAGGTGCAGCGGTAGTAATTGTTGGAGCATTATTTAAAATTTTGCACTTACCAGGTGCTAACGTTATGTTGATGTTCGGTTTAGGAACAGAAGCACTTATATTCTTAGTACAAGCATTTGTACCTGTACCAACAGAATATCATTGGGAAAATGTACACCCTGAATTAGTAGAAGAAGATGAAGAATTTAGTGGACTTTCTACAGGAAGTGGTTCTAAAGGTTCTTTAACTCAAAATCTTGACGATATGTTAGCTAAGGCTAATGTAGAGCAAGAAATGATTTCTAGATTAGGAACTAACTTAGGTAAGTTAAGTGATAATGTTTCTAAAATGGGAGATTTAAGTTCAGCTTCATTAGCTACAGAAGAATATGCTTCTAATGCAAAAGCAGCAGCAGGTGCTTTAGGTAAAGTTAAAAACGCTTATGAATCTGCTTTAGCTTCAGCTGATGGATTAGCTAATACTTTAGATTCTATTAAATCTATTAGTGAATCTACAGGTGCAGTACAATCTCAAATGAGTGATTTACAAAGTAATTTATCTTCTTTAAATAAAGTTTATGGCAATATGCTATCGGCTATGAAAGCATAA
- a CDS encoding SUMF1/EgtB/PvdO family nonheme iron enzyme — protein sequence MKTKSLFIAGLLLSIVFLSGCGGSYNGQLLGELDRPRWQPEMPYGMIYVPTGFLHVGPSDQDVNHALVTKNKSISIVGFFMDDTEITNNEYRQFEHWVRDSIAHKLMEHVIVNDETGEESIDWDQEIDWESQETKDMLGSMNLPASDPLKPNSVDPRKLIYEYVWIDWQTAADVKDIDREELLIKEETPIYPDTLVWIRDFSYSYNEPMARNYYGHPAFDDYPVVGVNWDQANAFTAWRTRYYNDYKKGQGLPLIDDFRLPTEHEWEYAARGGKDQSPYPWGGPYIRNSKGCLLANFKPGRGNYPEDGGLYTVRADAYWPNDFGLYNMAGNVAEWTSSAYYENSYNFVHDLNPDIRYDVQDGDPEAKMRKVLRGGSWKDIGYYIQTGTRHWDYSNVSKSYIGFRCVSTYLGRDYRDNSN from the coding sequence ATGAAAACAAAATCGTTGTTTATAGCAGGTTTGCTACTTAGCATTGTCTTTTTAAGTGGATGCGGAGGTAGCTATAATGGTCAACTTTTAGGTGAGTTAGACCGACCAAGGTGGCAGCCCGAGATGCCATACGGTATGATTTACGTTCCTACGGGATTTTTACATGTAGGTCCTTCAGACCAAGATGTTAATCATGCTTTAGTAACAAAAAATAAGTCTATTTCAATTGTTGGCTTCTTTATGGATGACACAGAAATAACTAATAACGAGTATCGCCAGTTTGAGCATTGGGTTAGAGATTCAATAGCTCATAAATTAATGGAGCACGTTATAGTTAATGATGAAACAGGAGAAGAATCAATAGATTGGGATCAAGAAATTGATTGGGAAAGTCAAGAAACAAAAGACATGTTAGGTTCAATGAACTTACCAGCAAGTGACCCATTGAAGCCTAATTCTGTTGACCCGAGAAAACTTATTTATGAGTATGTTTGGATTGATTGGCAAACAGCAGCTGATGTAAAAGACATAGATAGAGAAGAACTATTAATTAAAGAGGAAACGCCTATTTATCCGGATACATTAGTATGGATTAGAGATTTTTCATACTCTTATAATGAGCCAATGGCAAGAAACTACTACGGACACCCTGCATTTGATGACTATCCTGTAGTAGGTGTAAATTGGGATCAAGCAAATGCTTTTACAGCATGGAGAACTCGTTACTATAATGATTATAAAAAAGGTCAAGGTCTTCCTTTAATAGATGACTTTAGATTACCAACAGAACATGAGTGGGAATATGCGGCAAGAGGTGGCAAAGACCAATCTCCTTATCCATGGGGTGGTCCTTATATTAGAAACAGCAAAGGTTGTTTGTTAGCTAACTTTAAGCCAGGTAGAGGAAACTATCCAGAAGATGGTGGATTATACACAGTTAGAGCAGACGCATACTGGCCAAATGATTTCGGATTATATAACATGGCAGGAAACGTAGCTGAATGGACTTCATCTGCTTACTATGAAAATTCATACAACTTTGTTCACGACTTGAACCCAGATATTAGATATGATGTTCAAGATGGAGATCCTGAAGCTAAAATGAGAAAAGTGTTAAGAGGTGGTTCATGGAAAGATATAGGATACTATATTCAAACAGGAACAAGACACTGGGATTATTCAAATGTGTCTAAAAGTTATATTGGTTTCAGATGTGTATCTACATATTTAGGTAGAGATTACAGAGATAATTCAAATTAA
- a CDS encoding PorP/SprF family type IX secretion system membrane protein produces MRISLLILLLFLLADVKSQQWIQFTQLNQYRLYNNTAYTGYNSQIDAVVAHRSLYVGLGTKAMYSQQAAFGMPVATPKLGLGFRFLNDKIGLQRYSQLELSAAYHPLQNKHKLSIGASVGFVQLGLKGNEITAPDGSYPSGMVVHNDAYLPNENSNGIAPSFSFGVVYGIKNFEVGASIQNINSPRIKISKTQSGTIIFINRTINISTLYVIKLKSVNLTPLFYVKTDFLKWQMQLQAMLEWKKLMIGAGFRGYNGLNNDAVFGIIGLNINDRYKVGYSYDYNLSYLNNSNTGSHELSFRLNINKGFKGISKENILFNPRFL; encoded by the coding sequence TTGAGAATCAGTTTACTAATATTATTATTGTTTTTACTTGCCGATGTTAAGTCGCAGCAGTGGATACAGTTTACACAATTAAATCAATATAGGCTATACAATAATACAGCTTATACAGGTTATAATTCACAAATAGATGCCGTAGTAGCTCACAGAAGTTTATATGTAGGATTGGGTACTAAAGCCATGTATTCTCAGCAGGCAGCCTTTGGTATGCCGGTGGCAACGCCCAAGTTAGGTTTAGGATTTAGATTTTTAAATGATAAAATAGGTCTGCAAAGATATTCTCAATTAGAACTATCTGCAGCATATCATCCATTACAAAACAAACATAAGTTATCTATAGGTGCATCAGTAGGTTTTGTGCAGTTAGGATTAAAAGGAAATGAAATAACAGCACCAGACGGTTCATACCCAAGTGGCATGGTAGTACATAATGATGCATATTTGCCAAACGAAAATTCAAATGGAATAGCACCTTCATTTTCTTTTGGTGTAGTATATGGTATTAAAAACTTTGAAGTAGGAGCAAGCATTCAAAACATAAATTCTCCAAGAATAAAGATAAGTAAAACACAAAGTGGAACAATTATTTTTATAAATCGTACAATAAATATAAGTACTTTGTACGTTATAAAATTAAAAAGTGTTAACTTAACACCCTTATTTTATGTAAAAACAGATTTTTTAAAGTGGCAAATGCAGTTGCAAGCCATGTTAGAATGGAAGAAATTAATGATAGGAGCAGGATTTAGAGGATATAATGGATTAAATAATGACGCAGTGTTTGGCATAATAGGGTTAAATATAAATGATAGATATAAAGTAGGATATAGCTACGATTATAACTTATCTTACTTAAATAACTCTAATACTGGGTCGCATGAACTGAGTTTTAGATTAAATATAAATAAAGGATTTAAAGGTATTTCTAAAGAAAATATTTTATTTAATCCTAGATTTTTATAA
- a CDS encoding uroporphyrinogen-III synthase — protein MSKISKILVSQPEPHPRSHYFTIAEKHKLKIEFVPFIEIVSVTNKEFRKQRVDLNTFPAVIFTSRNSMDFYFKMMEEMRATISQETKYFCVSEAIALYLQKYIQYRKRKVFFSNGNFEDFKRLIKKHKNTGKFLVPCTDIRNDELANYLSQEEFNYTESVMYRAVNADLSEMAINDYDMIVFFSPTGVQSLLDNFPKYKQGNTLIAAYGSTTHEKIEELGLRLDLQAPTEQHRSMSMVIESYFDRN, from the coding sequence ATGAGCAAAATTTCTAAAATTTTAGTTTCTCAGCCAGAGCCTCATCCACGGTCGCATTACTTCACTATAGCTGAAAAACATAAATTAAAAATTGAGTTTGTTCCTTTTATAGAAATAGTAAGTGTTACCAATAAAGAATTTAGAAAGCAAAGGGTAGATTTAAACACATTTCCTGCGGTTATATTTACAAGTAGAAATTCAATGGATTTTTATTTTAAAATGATGGAAGAAATGCGAGCCACCATATCGCAAGAAACAAAATACTTTTGTGTTTCAGAAGCTATAGCTTTATATCTTCAAAAATATATACAATATAGAAAAAGAAAAGTATTCTTTTCAAATGGCAATTTTGAGGATTTTAAAAGACTTATAAAAAAACACAAAAACACAGGAAAGTTTTTAGTGCCTTGTACAGACATACGAAATGATGAATTAGCAAATTACTTAAGCCAAGAAGAATTTAACTATACAGAAAGTGTAATGTACCGAGCAGTTAATGCCGATTTAAGCGAAATGGCAATAAATGATTATGATATGATAGTCTTTTTTAGTCCAACAGGTGTTCAATCATTATTAGATAATTTCCCAAAATATAAGCAGGGCAATACTTTAATAGCTGCTTATGGTTCTACCACCCACGAAAAAATAGAAGAATTAGGTTTGCGTTTAGACCTACAAGCACCTACCGAACAACATAGGTCCATGTCTATGGTAATAGAAAGTTATTTTGATAGAAACTAA